The Cydia pomonella isolate Wapato2018A chromosome 11, ilCydPomo1, whole genome shotgun sequence DNA window TAAATGATTGGAGTGCCACTATCTCTGTTATGCGGTGTACAGAAGCAACAACATTGCACTCAACTTATCATGACTATCTTGAGCAAAAGGACACAGCTATCTGATGAAATGAGAGAGCAATGCATAGCTTTGATTATAGCTGTAGTTGCTCTGTTGTCGTGGTCTGAAATTTTGCTACATTTGTAAACCCTTTAAGTACGATTCACTATAGTCAAAGGAATTTGAATCTTCAACATAGCAGTTACATTCCATATTTGAATGTTAGCAAGCGCCGCACGTCGGCGCGCGGCTGTGGAGTGCGGCTGCTCGCGACCATTTGCGTTGCCATAACCCCTGAAGGCCCAGCCTTTTGTCAGCGAAAAAACGACCTTGAGGGTttataattagaattgaacGATATCGCGTCTGCGGGAGTCAAGGCGTTAAATATGACTGTAGCTATTGCATACTCTGTATAGGTGCAAATTCCTTTAACTCCAGTTTAACTCTAAAGTCGGGGCGCGTTTTTACAAAGAGTTTAACGGTTCGCCGTTTGATGGAAATCGTACTTATATTAAACTCTTTAAAGGCAAGTGTTCAAGCCTCAATTGATGGATAAATTAGGGGACCATTATCTAATTCTTACCCACAAAACCTTTTTTCATTCCTTAATCATACTGTCTTAATATTATGCCTTTAAGATACAAAAAATAGTACTATGATAATGTAAGGTTGAAGTCTAATCGTTTCTCTAAATAGTTTGTACTTTATACACTGTTTCTATTCACGGTTCTAGTATTTTGatgataattaaaataaacaaattatgacATACAAAGTAAGAAAGATATCATCACATCGTAAAAcgatatatattttaaagtgGCAGCAAGAATGTATGTAGTTATAGAGTAACCTGACTTTTTTGATGAGGCATTTTTttgcataaattaaaataagctaCGGTTGAACCATGAAAATAGACGTTACTAcaatcataataaaatatatcttagaTTTTAATCATAACGCAGTAATCTCATCAAATACTCGTCAAGTTACTTTAGGTAATTCTTAAATTCACTGTGTGCCTTCGATACAAGataatttacaaaaattgtCATGAAATTGTACCTTATTGCTTCTGGTTTATTGGTTAATTTGTTATTACGGTTTAAATTTTAACCCTTCTCAAGCTTAACCATAGGATAAAAATAAGATacgaaaataatctaaaattagAGAAAGTAAGTCTCATTTTCAACTAAGGTTAATCTACTTCTTCAAATGCTAAgcagttttcttaaataataaaattaataacataCATTGATACTGAGATCAAATCCAATAAGGGAGGAACGTTTAGATCTTTTTGGAATCGTGTATTCCTTCATGAGCTTAGAACGGATAGAAATGCAAATATCCCTGTGCaatttgagaaaataaaaaagtattaagtaagtatcaataaaaaatatagtcttCATACACGGACAAAAAATACAACTTAAATTCTaggtaaataaaactaaaataaacttcTATAAATTCGATATAGCTGCATTATAGTGCAGAGTTTTTTGAACAGTGTTTTATATTCCAGCTTAAAGTTGTCTATTTTTAAGGCAATGTGCTGTATGAAATATGATGACTAGATCATATAGTTCGCATTTTAGACATATGCTGTTCATAAACGGCTATCAAAACGTATTTTAGTTACAAGTCGTTTATGTCAGAAACAGACATAACTTATTTTAGTTACAAGCCCTTTATGTCAGAAACAGACATAACTTATTTTAGTTACAAGCCGTTTATGTCAGGAACAGACATaactaattttagttaaaagCCGTTTATGTCAGAAACAGACATaactaattttagttaaaagCCGTTTATGTCAGTAGCAGACATaactaattttagttaaaagCAGTTTATGTCAGAAACAGACATAACTAATTTTAGTTACAAGCCGTTTATGTCAGAAACAGACATAACTAATTTTAGTTAAAGCTGTTTATGTCAGAAACAGACATAACATTGTAACTAATTTCAACTAACAGAACAGAGGCATATTTGGGTGAAACAACTTTAGCGGCACTCGTTGCCTTgattacgattagttgtccaggggacaaaataCTCTTGAAATCCtaattttatggtatttaaatataccaaatatgcatttttgtgGTAGTTATAACCAATTTCCAGAATGGGCcatctactaagcatgttaatagaacggtaTACAACATCACTTCGAACAAGTGTGGATctattgtcccttggacaactgGACAGGATAACAACACAAAacagttgattcacccatttaaTGAATAAGGATGGTAGTTATTAGTGACCAAGTAGACGTAGTATAATAACATATGCATAATTCtgtaatttgaattatttttgcTAAACTTTTGAAAGAACACTACTCCGGTTATGTTCTACATCCGTGCGACAATGAGATGATGAATGAGAATTGGAAGAAATCCGAAGAGCCTCTTTTGGTGAACGGGAATGAAAACGCAGTAATGTTTGTAGTAAATGCTCTCATTGTaacattaaccctttgaacgtcaCACCTATTGGGCACCTATtacgtcatcgtgaaccttgtcggaatgcacgaagttTGATATTGGGCGGTCAAAGGGTTGAGAGCTTAAACTTCTTTCAGCCGTATGGTAATAACGATGacaactgagggcctaccgcgaaccacgttcgacgtgttgcctatctgtcacacttacgaacgaatttacaagtgcgacagaggcaacacatcgaacgtcGTTCACGGTAGGACCTCTGACGACAGACGAGCCTGGGCGGCGGTTTGCTGTTTTATGAGTAAAGGGGTGTGACAGAAGCGGCAGCGGTCCTACTCTTTCGGCGTTACGAGTGCTACGCTGTAGCACCGTTTTACGCACACGATCGCTACGAGTGCTACGGTATAACGTTTTGTCAATATCGTAGTCTGTCTCGCTCTAACTAGGGGTCACAAAACCGGTttcaccgaaaccgaaaaaaccggaaaAACCGGGTTTTTCGTCGATTGAGAAAACCggctttcaaatttgaaaaaaccggtttttcgagtttttcggttttacacttaaatacttgatagttgtaagtattactttgattatcagtttattactacttataacttcttctatttgtaatttctactttttagtttatcagtaaatatagaatagaacatataattgaattaataaaatttagctAATTGCCCTACCCTACGTATAGTTTGTTTTTCAATACAACATCTTGTAGAGCCAGAATTTGACAATGATCCTATGTCTGTGATAAAAGTCGAAATAGCTCTCTACGAAAACGGAGGTGTTAGGGGCAAAATCCTTTTACAGGTTTATAACAGTTTATTGAAAGTGCCTCCCACCAGTTTAGAGTCCGAAAGGGTGTTTTCGTCAGCAGGATACCTCTGTAACTGAGTGATGATACATTAGACATTCTCTCTATCCTAAGATCCCATTATCAATTCGTaaagaaaaaccaaaaataatcgCTTGCCTTGATAGTTGATTTAGCCTACCAATTAGTTAAGTTATTAGCAATAGTCTAATACTAGCAGTcgaactttttattgtacgaacCACAAGGTAAATGCaaactatgaaaaatttaaaattatatgtgtGCAAACAAATGTGAACTTATCCCTGCAACGAATATCTCTATATGTGGGttattataatgatttattcTTAATTGCCTGGCTGAAAGAAGGCGAGAAGAGGgattataattacattattttttcactgatctcCAATTTAGTAACTTAACCtatgaaagaaattaatattgatCTCAAATGTTAAgtgtatttaataagtatttactttcGTATAAGGAATATACCatgttttgtgttttgtgttataatgataACTATTTGTAGTTAATTTTGCGTTCCAGGAGTGCATGgaggttattattttaattattttgtttttaatttttgttcctaataattataagatataaaaaaggttttatatccattgttaaatgactgaatattaaagtttaaattcataaaatgcagtatttttcactttttatatgtaaaaccgaaaaATCACCGAAAAACCGGAAAACCCGGTTTTGTAATGTACAAAAACCGAAAAACCGGTTTTCAAAAATACTAGCGGTTTTGTGACCCCTAGCTCTAACATGACTCGCTTACGGGCCGCATGCTAATAGTGATGACGATGGACGATGATCAGAAGAGCCGCGGCGGCGGCACGGCCACcacggcggcgccggcgcggccggTGCTGAGCGGCGCGAGCTTGCGCCAGCAGTCCGCTTCCGCGTCGTACACTTCCACCACGCAGAGGTACTGCACGCCGTCGTAACCACCTGATGACAGACCATTtattaataccacgtcggtggtaaaaatgcatacggcccgcctttTAGCGATCTCCGTGGCCTATAGACGATTGCAACTCGCGTTGCCGTCCTTTTAAAAaactgtacactccttttttgaagaaccccatgctGTAGTCCTTCTAGAAAACCTTGGCAGAGACCTCGAAGCTCAATTCCACATTCGGAGCGTTCGTGTGCACGACCATTAAGATTCCAAGGTGGGAGGGTGAACGCCCTGTCGACGGCGAACGGTGCGGTGGTTGAAGTATAGTTAAAGTTAAATCAGCTAAATTAGAAATTTGTACCTTAATAATACAGAGTCGTCGGTCTCTACttgcggtaggcctccaggTAATATGAGTGCTACGACCGGCAGCGCCTAGCGTTGTACAGAACTCATCCACGGCCAGAATGGCGTCCTCAAACAGGCAGGAGGCGATGGCGTCGCGGCCGTAGTTCAGGCGCGCTAGGAGTATCCATGAGTCAGTATTGGAATCGTAGCGTTCGACGCAAACTAGCCGGCCGCCCACTGCGTGAGCTGAAGCATCGTCTACAACAGGCAGTCTTACAAGTGCTATGAGTGCTACGACTGGCCGGGCTTAGCGTTGTAGACAACTCACCTACGGCAACGATGCGGTCCCCGAGCAGACAGGAGCCGATGGCGTCGCGGCCGTAGCTCAGGCGCGCTAGAAGTATCCATGTGTCAGTGCTGGGGTCATAGCGCTCCACGCAGGCTAATCGGCCGCCCGCAGCGTTAGCCGGTGCTTCGTGACCGCCGAGTGCGTACAGATATCCGCCCGCTGCGCACACCTGCACCAGAATAAATGCAATTTTAACTCGCAAAgtacacacaattacagtggcTTTGTAAGTTTAGCTTTCCTTATTGCAAGTTTAGTGCAAAAGATTACGCGCAGTTTCATACTAAAGACACGCAAAAGGCCACTGATAGTGAGAATTAGGGTCGGTTGCATCAGAGCGCATGTCATTGTTAAAATCAAAATGATCGTTctcaaaattatattgtatgggaagttttaTAGTTCACTGCTGAATGATGTAAGATGAGAAGATAACTTACACTAACTCCCCCGCGCCGGCGCGTCATGGGCGCGCAGTTGGTCCAGTGGTTGGTGGCGGGGTCGTAGCACTCCACGGAGCGCAGGCAGGCGCCGCCGTCGCGGCCGCCCGCGGCGTAGAGGCGGCCGCGTAGCGCCGCTACGCCGCACGTGCTACGCGCGCCCGACATCGGCGACACCATCGTCCACGTGCGCGAGCATGCGTCCCATCTGTCCGAGTAAACGAGATCAAActcaacattttattgcattttacGTATAAAGGCTTTTTAAAACTAAGTAAAGTCTCAACATGAACTCAAATGGTCCCACAATCCACGGGATTGAAATTTGTGTATAAAAATAGCGAGAGCTTTTGACACTCTCGCCGCTGAAttgtgaaaaaatgtatatgtagcGGTATTGCGCGGTGTTTGTATGTAGGATATAATTTGAACACTGTGCACTGAGTCTTAAAGACTCTCACCGCTCGATTAAGTATTTGGGAGATACGGCCGGCCGTTTCCGTTAGGTGTCTCCCAACTACAGACAAAATATCCAGCCACATAGAGCTTAAGGCTTACAACCCGAGCAAATAGGCGCCAGTCTTTTTCTGTGTAACCAAAGGTGGCGCTATTAGTCCACCCCATGTGTTGCAAAAATTGCTCACCGCCCGATGGAGTTGAGATAGATCCATCCATCATCGGCGCTATGGTGCTCCATGTGAGCGACGTCAGGTCAACTCCACCTAGAAGTAGGAACACTCACCGCTCGACGGAGTTGAGATAGATCCAGCCGTCATGGCCGCCGACGGCGTAGACGGGCGAGTTGGGCCCGTCGCCCAGCACCGCCACCCCGAGCCCGTGCCGGTGCGTGTTCATCGGCGCTATGGTGCTCCATGTCAGTGACGTTAGGTCGAAACACTCCACCTAtgagtaaacaataaataaatattggacaatCTTACAGAAATTGATCTAGCTTCACAGTAAGGTCTATATGGTTTGTGTTGTGGCCAGAAATCAGTTCAATCATATACTTTTAGACCCGGACAGAGGACTGAATTAACTACAGCAAGAGTTTAAAACAGCCCTGCAATGTGACGGGCCAAAGAATTACTCTTCACTTTTCATTGCAGCTGAATTTAAGCCCTTTATCCAATAATGAATACAGCAGTTGTAGCATGGTCACATTTTTATCCcatgtcaccatgcctgtcacgttctaacaagtatgtaagtgcgaaagttaCAGGCATAATGACAGGCGATAAACATCCTTCCATGCTACCGTCGTTGATTCATATTCAAAGAACTCGGCATGTTTAATGTCGATTATCAATGTCAAGTTGGACGGATGGTtctctaattaaaaatattcatgtgcAATGTCGCCATATTGATGCTTTAGTGCAGCTGCCTCGAAACAACGGCCCCGAAACTGCCATTTTGGCCAAGTTTCCATCAGAATGAAGGGCGTCCACGGATTCTTACCTAAACGTATGAGAACGTACCGTGTTTAAACTCTTCAAACCATGGCTCCCGCTCTTGACAATGAGCTCGTTCTGCATCACGGCGACGGCACTCTCATGAAGGACGTCTACGAATGCGTTCATTTATTGGCTGTGGGAACGTACCGTGTTTAAGGTCTTCAACCCGTCCCTGCCGCCCACAACGATGAGTTTGTTCTGCATCACAGCCACGCCGAACTGCAACCTTCTAGCTCCCATTCGCATGAAGGGCGTCCACGAATTCGTTCGGGGATCGTACATCTCCATGTTGCTGGCTCCCTGTGTAGAACaatcattaataatattaacctCTTGTATGCCGGAAGGTAGATCCGTGCAGAAAGTATTGAATTCTAACTAAttgaaattacaataaaataaaataaacttactaACGCATATCCACGGAATGGTTAGTTAAATGAATTGCTCTTACCTTATAGCCATCCATGCCGCCTATAGCTAGCAGTCGTCCGATGGTGGAAGTCCTCGGCCTATCAAAACCAAAGACCAGTTTTTTCCTATTTACTTAAccactataaaaattatgtttcaaGAAAATCGGCAGTCAGAAACTTTAATTGGTCTGTTCTTTGAAAACAGTTTTAATAGTATAAGgctgattttaaaataatcaaaaacgtAAAACATGTGTTTATCCTTGCTTTTTCAGAAAATTTTCGTAAATCTCGTAATCTTTCGTATGGCTGCTTATGCTGTAAAAAGGTATCTTTTCTATAGGAAACTAGCATATAATTTATTACTAAATTGCTTTTCACATGTCATCACATAGGttaataaaattgaatgatATACCTGGTCCTGTGTGAGAACAGGAGAGACCGCCGCTCGGGCAGAAGATGCCACTTGACTGCCTCCATGATGAGCGGCTGGCATTCCGGCACATTGCCGCACGCTTGCTCCACTTTGTCGATCAAATACTGAAAAGGTACAATTTGTGTGAAACACTTAAACCTCTTGCgacgaatgacagctaatttttaTATGGATTACCTGTCACGTAAATTGtgtgtagacattttttggaagtCTAGCACATCAATTAatttagaaatgtaatatttaaccTTTATAATATAACGCATAAGGTTgtcagaaattatgcaaaattcaACCGTATCACTTAGAAACAAAGTTCGAAATCATGTGGGAAatatgggtctctattgtttcccctaaagttttaagtcataatgtattgtttgtccgcattttcgtaagacataatttggtttttctgaGAAACGCGTAATTTTTCAGGATTgcctaaacctaacctaacctatctttaggataacctaaggaaagtcctgaaaagttaacggtttcagagttatgactaatgataatataactatcattacattactttcaataaatatgccaaacaaagggattaAAGGGATGCGGACAAAGGCTTAAGTTATATAAATACggtaataacactaataacaaacttttaatttatttatttttaattaagcccTACCAAAAGATACTCGGCGATACTATCATAGGGACCATCACACGCTATTTATCCAAGGCAAGGTATAAACTAATATTGGCCACATttgccttaaaaaaaaaaaaagtttctaaATGGTAATGGTAATGCAGGTCGTTTAAGGAACTTTAAGGAACGTCAAGCGGGTTCAGCAGTGGCTGTGTTTTGGCTAATATTAGACAGTAGCGGCAGCAGCGTGGCTCATCATTACTATATGGAGTTGTGACTGCGTACTTAACTAATTGCTTGCTTACTAGAAAATTGTAGCTAGCTTACCTCAGAAGACAGTAGCGGTAGTTTAATCAACTTCAGCAGCATCGGCAGGTGTTGCTCCCGTTTGGCGTTATCATGTTGCACCCACGTCATCAAGCTCTCGAAGACATTCTCTTCAGTAACCACGTTGAGGTCGTCGGACTTGAGCAGGCTGGCTAGCTGGTCCGCTTGTAGTGAAAGAAACTCTTGATGTTTTACTACCtgaattaaaaacaaactgTTCAGGTATTATTTTAAGTACATACCACTTAACTAACAATGAGAATATATGTAGTCGTAAATGCTAATGCGAATGCTTAAAATGATGCaaatattcgtatatacgaatgcgaatattcgtgacatccctaGTTATATCTATATTTAGCCATTTTGGCTGTCACTACATATTTGATGCAGACTGTACTCTTTCCATTTTTTTCTTCTGAAATAGCCCTGCCCCAATACTCCCTGAGAAAGGTTCTTGgttagatgtagatgtagtgtagggacgcccggccggaaacagttgcgttcattcagcccaggGTTGTTGGGTTCTCGGTTATCTATTATATGTAACCATGATAAAGGGTTCCATTCCAGTAGGCATTTGACATCCATGACAATAACACTCTCCCTCTACCTGTTGGATCTTATCTTCATGCACACATTATATGACCAGGCTTGAAAAGACTCCGAGAGTTTTTTAAATGGAGttacaaataataacattaataggTGGCTGGCTCCAGGGTCAGGTGCAGAAGGCGGTAGTCTTGGAAACAGCACGGCTAatccggttcctctctctgcgatcctgaccaccggcagcttcgGCTTTGTCCCGCTGCCGTATTTTGTATTGGTTTTGacgtgtttttatattttacttttatttgcatATTGTAAAAACCCCTAACCTaagaaggaaaataaataaaggaatattaaaaaataataatggaagtacttactttttaaagtttcaaatacattgataatacatttttaagctATGGTTTATGGGAATATGGATTTCGTTTGAGTAATGGGCTTCTTTCATTTCTCCTTCTCTATTTCTGCCTTTGTTCACCATGATCTTTGATCGGACTAACTTACTTGCATGAAATGTTGATAAGTGTATTCCAAGGCACTCCGATGCAGGCCTAGACAAGACTGTTGTTCCGCAAACAGTCCAATCCCCAGACAGTTGCAAGGATCGAGCTGTTTCTTCAGGTAGGCGCAGCACGCGGCTGTGACTGTGTTGAGCTGTAACAAGCTTGCTGTGGATAGCAGGACTTCCACCGTTTCTTCTCTTAATTCTGAAAGTGGATGTTTGATGAAACTTATtgggttttaaaaatataaaaacaagaaaaaacataataaatgaaaattatt harbors:
- the LOC133522956 gene encoding kelch-like protein 5; the protein is MSGCDSQKAETSKDNISTTSIDEGLPRELSQLSLSSASSQDEFYCDKGHSETALKNIYGYYQAQKLCDVVLIAGGTRISAHKIVLTSCSEYFAAMFTGSLREAQLAEITLERVDSQALQALVHYCYTGTIELREETVEVLLSTASLLQLNTVTAACCAYLKKQLDPCNCLGIGLFAEQQSCLGLHRSALEYTYQHFMQVVKHQEFLSLQADQLASLLKSDDLNVVTEENVFESLMTWVQHDNAKREQHLPMLLKLIKLPLLSSEYLIDKVEQACGNVPECQPLIMEAVKWHLLPERRSLLFSHRTRPRTSTIGRLLAIGGMDGYKGASNMEMYDPRTNSWTPFMRMGARRLQFGVAVMQNKLIVVGGRDGLKTLNTVECFDLTSLTWSTIAPMNTHRHGLGVAVLGDGPNSPVYAVGGHDGWIYLNSVERWDACSRTWTMVSPMSGARSTCGVAALRGRLYAAGGRDGGACLRSVECYDPATNHWTNCAPMTRRRGGVSVCAAGGYLYALGGHEAPANAAGGRLACVERYDPSTDTWILLARLSYGRDAIGSCLLGDRIVAVGGYDGVQYLCVVEVYDAEADCWRKLAPLSTGRAGAAVVAVPPPRLF